CGGCGTGGACAGGCCACAGATCTTGGCGGTGGTTGGCATGCCCGGCCCATTCCCCACTTTGGCAACGGTGTCCATCCTGACGAGAATTCTGTTCCCCTATCGTTCCGTTTTGTTTAGCATGGGCGCATGGCAAAACCCCAGAAGCGCTATGTCTGCCAATCCTGCGGTTCGGTGTCGCATCGCTGGGCGGGGCAGTGCGGCGATTGTTCGGAGTGGAACACGCTCGTTGAGGAGGTGAGCGGCGTCGTCACGCCGTTCCAGGCCAAGCATAACCTTCAGGGCGGCGGTCGGTTCATCATGCTGTCGGGTCTCGACGCCGACGTCGAACTGCCCGAACGGATGGCGAGCGGCATCGCCGAGTTCGACCGCGCGCTCGGCGGCGGTTTCGTCGAGGGGTCGGCGACGCTGATCGGCGGCGATCCGGGCATCGGCAAATCGACCCTGCTGCTCCAAGCGGCGGCGAAGATGGCGCTCGCCGGCAAGAGCGTCGCCTATGTCTCGGGCGAGGAAGCGGCGGATCAGGTGCGGCTGCGCGCGCGGCGGCTCGGTCTCGGCACCGCGCCGGTGCAACTCGCCTCGGCGACCTCGACGCGCGATATCCTGACGACGCTGTCGCAGGGCACGCCGCCCGATCTGCTGGTGATCGATTCGATCCAGACGATGCATTCGGACCTGATCGAAGGCGCGCCCGGCACGGTCAGCCAAGTGCGCGCGTCGTCGCAGGAACTGATCCGTTTCGCCAAGGAACGCGGCACCGCAGTGGTGCTGGTCGGACATGTCACCAAGGACGGCAGCATCGCCGGGCCGCGCGTGCTCGAACATATGGTCGATACCGTGCTGAGCTTCGAGGGCGAGCGCAGCCACCAGTATCGCATCCTGCGCGCGGTGAAGAACCGCTTCGGCGGCACCGACGAGATCGGCGTGTTCGCGATGGTGGCGGAAGGGCTGACCGAGATCTCCAACCCCTCGGCACTGTTCCTCACCCAGCGCGACGAGGGCGTGACCGGCACCACCGTCTTCCCCGCGCTGGAGGGCACGCGCCCGGTGCTGGTCGAGATTCAGGCGCTTGTGGTGAGACTGGCGAGCGGCGCGACGCCAAGACGAGCGGTGGTCGGCTGGGACAGCGGCCGTTTGGCGATGATCCTCGCCGTGCTGGAGGCACGCTGCGGGCTCAGCTTCTCGGCGTGCGAAGTCTATCTCAACATCGCCGGCGGCTACCGCGTGCAGGATCCCGCCGCCGATCTCGCGGTCGCGGCGGCGCTGGTGTCCGCGCTGTCCGAGCGGCCGGTGCCGGTCGATGCGGTCGCATTCGGCGAGATCGCGTTGTCAGGCGAAGTCCGCCCCGTCGCACACGGCCCGCTGCGCATGAAGGAAGCCGCCAAGCTCGGCTTCGAACGCGCGCTGGTGCCGGCGGCGAGCACGGGCGAAAAGACGACATTGTCGCTGACGGGCTTTCGCACGCTCGGCCAGTTGGTCGAGCATATGCTCGGGCGGTAGGCGAGGCGCCCGATCGCATCGCATGCTTTATACTGCTAAGGGGAACGCCTGCGGGGGCGGATTGGGGGCGATGATGGGCAGACGTGCATATTGGTGGATGTTCGTGGCAGCAGGGCTGTACATGGCCGGGCCAGCCTATGCCGACACGCCAGCGTTACCGACAGCCCCGCACGGCACGATCAAACTTCCGTACGGCGGCGATGTTGTTGTCGAATTTCATGCGAGCGGCGAGATGGCGGTGCTGTCCGCGCGCATGCCCGACGGCCAGATTGGTCCAATCGGCAAGATCGAGAGTCCGACCGGCG
This genomic stretch from Sphingomonas panacis harbors:
- the radA gene encoding DNA repair protein RadA; this encodes MAKPQKRYVCQSCGSVSHRWAGQCGDCSEWNTLVEEVSGVVTPFQAKHNLQGGGRFIMLSGLDADVELPERMASGIAEFDRALGGGFVEGSATLIGGDPGIGKSTLLLQAAAKMALAGKSVAYVSGEEAADQVRLRARRLGLGTAPVQLASATSTRDILTTLSQGTPPDLLVIDSIQTMHSDLIEGAPGTVSQVRASSQELIRFAKERGTAVVLVGHVTKDGSIAGPRVLEHMVDTVLSFEGERSHQYRILRAVKNRFGGTDEIGVFAMVAEGLTEISNPSALFLTQRDEGVTGTTVFPALEGTRPVLVEIQALVVRLASGATPRRAVVGWDSGRLAMILAVLEARCGLSFSACEVYLNIAGGYRVQDPAADLAVAAALVSALSERPVPVDAVAFGEIALSGEVRPVAHGPLRMKEAAKLGFERALVPAASTGEKTTLSLTGFRTLGQLVEHMLGR